One genomic region from Caldicoprobacter guelmensis encodes:
- the mfd gene encoding transcription-repair coupling factor, producing the protein MTPIWLEPMTRWETFDTVKEAVMKGASRVAFLGLGDSQKCHMLASMLYPLKGNCLYITSGDVQAKRIYEDLSFFYPGKVVYLPEREMLLYDVAARSLEITQQRIEALEKLLLGKDVIVVASVEALLSLQTPPHIFKDAILIIKVGDIVSLSCLAGRLVQMGYERVPAVEGKGQFSIRGGILDIFPLTADDPYRIEFFDEEVDSIRAFDLLSQRSIENRSEVIISPARELILTADSIAQGRDNINKSYQDFLNKIGRKNIDVALKEKVERALGALAEGVCDGSLEMYFCFFYPQRTTIFDYLGASSLIVLDEPVRIKERCEGYCTEFQEHFKDLLQKFEVLPEQASLILDYTEFLKKLSGRNWLMFQALPSFHPDFEPREVYSFASRGIPSYNGKLQLMAEDIKLWRQKGYCVLFLLDSQARQEGIADFLREHGIQPLLVQGMERELQPGQVVVAPGILSHGFEYLDARFAVITAREVYGVQKRRVKPKKKSKKLESFLDLKVGDYVVHENHGIGKYLGIKTLVIDGQKKDYLYIKYAGTDKLYVPIDQLDLIQPYVGMGDEPPKLSKLGGAEWQRTKNKVRQSVQKLAIDLVKLYAIRQSVQGYKFSPDTEWQKQFEELFPYQETPDQLQAIEDVKRDMESPRVMDRLICGDVGYGKTEVAIRAAFKAVMDGKQVAVLAPTTILVQQHYNTFVKRFEDFPFTIQVLSRFKTPAEQRQILRDLKEGNIDIIIGTHRLLSKDVKFKDLGLLIIDEEQRFGVAHKEMIKDIKKNVDVLTLTATPIPRTLHMSLMGIRDISIIETPPEDRYPVQTYVVEYSESLIRDAILRELQRGGQVYFVYNRVKTMDWMLQELKKLVPEAKIAVAHGQMDEDLLEKVMMDFYENRFDVLLCSSIIENGLDIPNVNTIIVYDADHFGLAQLYQLRGRVGRSNRLAYAYFTYRKDKIISEQAEKRLQAIKEFTEFGAGFKIAMRDLEIRGAGNLLGPEQHGHMAAVGYDLYCKLLEEAIRTMKGEELPQSVETAIDIKVNAYIDDDYIPDQNHKIEIYKKIAAIEGREDKIDVEEELVDRFGDIPSAVQNLIDVAYVKALARRMRIVEVVHRGKEVKMKLVDSKAISPDKLMVILNENRGYVDFSSTPVPILTVRLKDSSPNGALQAAKGVLEEMLNYLN; encoded by the coding sequence ATGACTCCAATTTGGCTGGAGCCCATGACCAGATGGGAAACCTTTGACACTGTTAAAGAGGCGGTCATGAAAGGCGCCAGCCGTGTGGCATTTTTGGGGCTGGGTGATTCCCAAAAATGCCATATGCTGGCCAGCATGTTATATCCTCTTAAAGGTAATTGCCTGTATATAACCAGTGGGGATGTTCAGGCTAAAAGGATATATGAGGACCTTTCGTTTTTTTATCCGGGGAAAGTGGTATATCTGCCAGAACGGGAGATGCTGCTTTACGACGTAGCAGCCCGGAGTCTAGAAATTACCCAGCAACGGATAGAGGCACTGGAAAAGCTATTGTTGGGAAAAGATGTAATAGTGGTGGCGTCGGTAGAAGCCCTTTTGTCCTTGCAAACCCCGCCACACATATTTAAAGACGCTATTCTTATCATAAAGGTGGGGGATATCGTATCCCTTTCTTGTCTGGCAGGAAGGCTGGTGCAGATGGGTTACGAGCGCGTGCCTGCCGTTGAGGGAAAGGGGCAGTTCAGCATAAGAGGGGGTATACTGGATATATTTCCTTTGACGGCTGATGACCCCTACAGGATAGAGTTCTTTGATGAAGAAGTGGATTCCATTCGGGCGTTTGACCTGCTGTCGCAAAGGTCAATTGAAAACCGCTCTGAGGTGATAATTTCCCCGGCTAGGGAGCTTATATTAACTGCTGATTCGATTGCCCAGGGTAGGGATAATATAAACAAGAGCTATCAAGATTTTTTAAATAAAATTGGACGAAAGAACATAGATGTTGCTTTAAAAGAAAAAGTGGAGCGCGCCTTGGGTGCGCTAGCAGAGGGAGTGTGTGATGGCTCATTGGAGATGTATTTTTGTTTCTTCTATCCACAACGGACCACCATATTCGATTATTTGGGTGCTTCGTCATTGATAGTATTAGACGAGCCTGTAAGGATCAAAGAACGGTGCGAGGGCTATTGCACCGAGTTTCAAGAACATTTTAAGGACCTGTTGCAGAAATTTGAGGTTTTACCCGAGCAAGCCAGCCTTATTTTGGACTATACCGAATTTTTAAAGAAGTTATCAGGGCGCAACTGGCTGATGTTTCAAGCTTTGCCTTCTTTCCATCCCGATTTTGAGCCGAGAGAGGTTTATAGCTTTGCCTCGCGAGGCATTCCTTCATATAACGGTAAGCTACAGTTGATGGCTGAGGATATAAAGCTGTGGCGACAGAAGGGGTATTGCGTGTTATTTTTGTTAGACAGCCAAGCCAGGCAAGAGGGAATAGCGGACTTTTTAAGGGAGCATGGTATCCAGCCTCTGCTGGTGCAAGGCATGGAAAGGGAGTTACAGCCGGGCCAAGTGGTTGTGGCTCCTGGAATTTTAAGCCATGGATTTGAATACCTTGATGCGCGCTTTGCCGTAATAACCGCGAGAGAGGTGTATGGGGTTCAAAAGCGGCGCGTTAAGCCTAAAAAGAAATCCAAGAAGCTTGAAAGCTTTTTGGATTTGAAGGTGGGCGACTATGTTGTGCATGAAAACCACGGCATAGGAAAATACCTGGGGATAAAAACCCTGGTGATAGATGGTCAAAAGAAAGATTACCTGTATATAAAATACGCAGGGACCGATAAGCTGTATGTCCCTATTGATCAGCTTGACCTCATTCAGCCCTATGTCGGTATGGGAGATGAACCCCCAAAGTTATCAAAGTTAGGGGGGGCCGAGTGGCAACGGACCAAAAATAAAGTACGCCAATCGGTGCAAAAGCTGGCAATAGACTTGGTAAAGTTATACGCTATAAGGCAATCGGTGCAAGGGTATAAATTTTCGCCTGATACCGAATGGCAGAAACAATTTGAGGAACTGTTTCCATACCAGGAGACGCCAGATCAACTCCAGGCTATAGAGGATGTTAAGCGGGATATGGAATCGCCCAGAGTGATGGATCGATTGATATGTGGCGATGTGGGTTATGGAAAGACAGAGGTGGCCATACGGGCAGCATTTAAAGCCGTTATGGATGGAAAGCAGGTGGCTGTGCTGGCTCCCACTACCATATTGGTGCAGCAGCATTATAATACCTTCGTTAAGCGGTTTGAGGACTTCCCGTTTACCATACAGGTGTTGAGCCGCTTTAAAACGCCAGCAGAGCAACGGCAAATCCTCAGGGATTTGAAGGAGGGTAACATCGACATAATAATAGGCACGCACCGGCTGCTCAGCAAGGATGTGAAATTTAAAGACTTGGGGCTGCTCATTATAGACGAGGAACAGCGATTTGGCGTGGCGCATAAGGAAATGATTAAGGATATAAAGAAAAATGTGGATGTCTTGACTCTTACAGCAACTCCAATTCCGCGTACCCTGCACATGTCTTTGATGGGCATAAGGGATATAAGCATAATTGAAACGCCACCTGAGGATAGATATCCTGTGCAAACATATGTGGTGGAGTACAGCGAGTCCCTAATTCGGGATGCTATTTTGCGTGAGCTTCAGAGGGGGGGACAGGTATACTTTGTGTACAATAGAGTAAAGACAATGGATTGGATGCTGCAAGAGCTTAAAAAGCTGGTACCCGAGGCCAAAATCGCTGTGGCCCATGGTCAGATGGACGAAGACCTGCTGGAAAAGGTCATGATGGATTTTTATGAAAACAGGTTTGATGTGCTGTTGTGTTCCTCTATAATAGAAAACGGTTTGGATATCCCCAACGTGAACACCATTATCGTGTACGATGCTGACCATTTTGGTTTAGCCCAGCTGTACCAGCTCAGGGGACGGGTAGGCCGTTCCAATCGCCTGGCATACGCTTATTTTACTTATCGGAAGGATAAGATAATATCCGAGCAGGCTGAAAAGCGATTGCAAGCCATAAAGGAATTTACCGAGTTTGGTGCCGGTTTTAAGATTGCTATGAGAGACCTTGAGATACGAGGGGCAGGCAACCTGCTTGGTCCAGAGCAACATGGCCACATGGCGGCTGTGGGCTATGACCTGTATTGTAAGCTGCTGGAGGAAGCCATCCGTACAATGAAGGGAGAAGAGCTGCCTCAGTCGGTAGAGACTGCTATAGACATAAAAGTCAATGCTTATATTGACGATGACTATATTCCTGACCAGAATCATAAGATAGAGATTTATAAAAAGATTGCGGCTATTGAAGGACGTGAGGATAAAATTGACGTGGAAGAAGAGCTGGTGGACAGGTTTGGGGATATACCTTCGGCTGTGCAAAATTTGATTGATGTGGCATATGTGAAAGCTCTTGCAAGGAGGATGCGCATCGTCGAAGTCGTCCATCGAGGTAAGGAGGTGAAGATGAAGCTGGTGGATTCTAAAGCCATATCCCCAGATAAACTCATGGTGATTTTAAATGAAAACAGGGGGTATGTGGATTTTTCATCTACGCCTGTGCCGATACTAACGGTAAGGCTGAAAGATTCGTCGCCTAATGGGGCTTTGCAAGCAGCTAAGGGTGTGTTAGAGGAGATGCTAAATTATTTAAATTGA
- a CDS encoding peptidylprolyl isomerase: MRRFGKYCAMLIVLVFILSAAGCTLIEVVPEKDRQRVVAEVYGEKILKGEFLDVYNQQKAYYGITEEIEKDAQYKDTIKEIKKDVLEQLITRKVLQKKAEQAGFTVNEEYINEARKELEEQFKSYAETLKQQAQSQGEKAQGEKDYLEEARNEWRKQLNNAGLTEEEYITRRAEDIMLEKFAEKMLEDVKVTEQDIKQYYDEQLNKQKQDPSLVETALVQLYRPAGWVRVKHILIPLSSEEREGYYNLIQQGKQEEAKKYLDEKLKAIEPTAREVYDKVKAGESFEALIETYSEDKSATNKEDGYVIYKGSGLFAEEVEQAALELDEGEVSQPIGSPLGYHIIKLYEKLPEKVFTLEEKKEEIEAVVLDDKRNDKWNSLLEEWKKEAKIKKYENRL; encoded by the coding sequence ATGAGACGCTTTGGCAAATATTGTGCGATGCTGATTGTACTTGTATTTATATTGAGCGCGGCAGGATGTACGCTGATTGAAGTGGTACCCGAAAAGGACAGGCAGAGGGTGGTAGCTGAGGTTTACGGGGAGAAGATACTCAAGGGTGAGTTCTTGGATGTCTATAACCAGCAAAAGGCCTATTATGGTATCACTGAGGAAATCGAAAAAGACGCCCAGTACAAGGATACCATAAAGGAGATCAAAAAGGATGTGTTGGAGCAGCTCATCACGCGAAAAGTATTGCAAAAAAAGGCTGAGCAGGCTGGTTTTACGGTAAATGAGGAGTATATCAATGAGGCTCGTAAGGAGCTGGAAGAACAGTTCAAAAGCTATGCGGAGACGTTGAAGCAGCAGGCTCAATCGCAAGGGGAAAAGGCCCAAGGAGAGAAGGATTACCTTGAAGAAGCAAGAAATGAATGGCGTAAGCAGCTGAATAACGCGGGGCTTACGGAGGAAGAATACATCACAAGGCGGGCTGAGGACATAATGCTGGAAAAATTTGCAGAGAAGATGCTGGAGGATGTGAAGGTTACTGAGCAGGACATAAAGCAGTATTACGATGAACAGCTGAACAAGCAGAAACAGGACCCGAGCCTTGTAGAAACAGCCCTTGTGCAACTTTATAGGCCTGCTGGCTGGGTGAGGGTGAAGCATATCTTGATTCCGCTTTCTTCGGAAGAACGTGAGGGGTATTATAATTTAATACAACAAGGCAAGCAGGAAGAAGCTAAAAAATATCTTGATGAAAAGTTAAAGGCGATTGAGCCAACGGCAAGAGAAGTGTACGATAAGGTAAAGGCGGGAGAGAGCTTTGAGGCGCTGATTGAGACCTATAGTGAGGATAAAAGCGCTACAAATAAAGAAGATGGATATGTGATATATAAGGGAAGCGGCTTGTTTGCTGAAGAGGTGGAGCAGGCTGCCCTGGAGCTTGATGAGGGCGAGGTGTCCCAACCCATTGGCTCACCCCTCGGTTATCACATCATAAAGCTATATGAAAAGTTGCCTGAGAAGGTTTTTACCCTAGAGGAGAAAAAAGAAGAGATAGAAGCTGTGGTTTTGGACGATAAACGCAATGATAAGTGGAATTCTTTACTTGAAGAATGGAAAAAGGAGGCAAAAATCAAGAAGTACGAAAACAGACTGTAA
- the spoVT gene encoding stage V sporulation protein T, translating to MKATGIVRRIDELGRVVIPKEIRRTLRIREGDPLEIYTDEEGEVILKKYSPIEDLSDLADEYVESLHKILGHITCVSDKDFIVAVAGIPQARFKKEKISEDLERIINEKKMVLANRANKDAIYPVLEKEGGQIDYTAQVIVPIISGGESIGAVILLSKEPNITMGDTEMKIAQAAAAFIGKQMEQ from the coding sequence GTGAAAGCAACGGGGATAGTAAGGCGAATTGATGAGCTGGGCAGAGTAGTGATACCCAAGGAGATTCGTCGTACCCTAAGAATACGTGAAGGTGACCCGCTGGAGATCTACACCGACGAGGAAGGGGAAGTGATTTTAAAAAAATATTCTCCAATAGAGGACCTGAGTGATTTGGCAGACGAATATGTGGAGTCTCTACACAAGATCCTTGGACATATTACCTGCGTATCAGATAAGGATTTCATTGTGGCTGTGGCGGGAATTCCTCAAGCTCGTTTCAAAAAGGAGAAAATTAGCGAGGACCTGGAACGCATCATAAATGAAAAGAAGATGGTGTTGGCTAATCGTGCCAATAAGGATGCCATTTACCCTGTGTTGGAGAAGGAAGGTGGGCAGATAGACTATACTGCCCAGGTTATCGTTCCTATAATTTCAGGAGGGGAATCCATCGGAGCTGTTATACTGTTGTCTAAGGAACCCAATATCACCATGGGGGATACTGAGATGAAGATAGCACAAGCCGCAGCGGCATTCATAGGCAAGCAGATGGAACAGTGA
- a CDS encoding oligosaccharide flippase family protein has product MKKRSFVEGAAILAFAGLLVKVLGAIFRIPLTYIIGPEGMGLYQMAYPIYSFLLVISSAGLPVAISKMVSERMAYGNYLGAYRVFKVSLRLLTCLGLSTSMILMALSGVISNALGNPKSVYSILAIAPALFFVSVLSAFRGYFQGMQIMGPTALSQIVEQAGKLFMGLLLAWLFVRKGIEFGAAGAVLGVTLGEIAAFLLLIGLYKKVGLKEQAQKRAIKTNLKATHAEPSHAIIRNLASIAVPVTIGASLMPLVGLIDGMIVVNRLVGIGAGTVALYTVKEATSLYGLLTAYANPLINFPATLTVALAMSIVPSISESWALGNQKEVMRKAAVAIRLTLLVGLPAGVGMSVLSYPIIRLLYRALDDNQAVLAGNLLSILSFGVVFLTLIQSLTGILQGINRAVVPVKNLAIGALVKVVVTYTLVGVPQINIMGAAVGTLVCYAIASLLDFVAVIRYTRAFIPFVDFVVKPMVAVGIMAITVSILYKLMEDAVGLTLATILSILAGIVVYGSVLLMMGTLNEKDFKLLPGGDRLGRFLYQLRIFR; this is encoded by the coding sequence GTGAAAAAGAGGTCTTTTGTTGAGGGAGCGGCTATACTGGCTTTTGCCGGGCTATTGGTCAAAGTGCTTGGGGCGATATTCCGCATTCCCCTTACGTACATAATAGGCCCTGAGGGCATGGGTTTATATCAGATGGCCTATCCCATATACTCTTTTCTTCTGGTGATATCATCAGCGGGCTTGCCGGTAGCCATCTCCAAGATGGTTTCAGAAAGGATGGCCTATGGGAATTACTTAGGAGCTTACAGGGTTTTCAAAGTTTCTTTAAGGTTGTTGACCTGCCTGGGCTTGAGTACATCTATGATTTTGATGGCCTTGAGCGGTGTGATATCAAATGCTTTGGGCAATCCTAAGTCAGTGTATTCTATACTAGCTATTGCCCCAGCACTCTTTTTTGTGTCTGTGCTTTCGGCATTTAGAGGGTATTTCCAGGGTATGCAGATAATGGGGCCTACTGCTCTATCTCAAATAGTAGAGCAAGCGGGCAAGTTATTTATGGGCTTATTGTTGGCATGGCTTTTTGTAAGAAAAGGGATTGAATTTGGGGCTGCAGGTGCTGTCCTAGGAGTTACTTTGGGTGAGATAGCGGCTTTTCTCTTGCTGATAGGTTTATATAAGAAAGTAGGGTTGAAAGAACAAGCGCAAAAAAGAGCCATAAAGACAAATCTTAAGGCTACACATGCCGAACCGTCGCACGCAATAATAAGGAATCTGGCAAGTATTGCTGTGCCGGTGACCATAGGGGCTTCTCTCATGCCTCTGGTGGGCTTAATAGACGGCATGATAGTGGTGAACCGCCTTGTCGGCATAGGAGCCGGTACTGTGGCTTTATATACAGTCAAAGAGGCTACCAGCTTGTATGGACTGTTGACGGCTTATGCAAATCCCCTCATTAACTTTCCTGCTACCTTGACGGTGGCTTTGGCTATGAGCATAGTGCCTTCCATTTCTGAGTCTTGGGCGTTGGGGAATCAGAAAGAAGTGATGCGCAAGGCGGCTGTGGCCATACGTTTGACCCTGTTAGTGGGCTTGCCGGCAGGTGTGGGGATGTCGGTTTTGTCTTATCCAATTATAAGGTTGCTTTATAGGGCTTTGGATGACAACCAGGCGGTTTTGGCTGGCAACCTTTTGAGCATATTATCTTTCGGGGTGGTGTTTCTTACCCTCATTCAGAGTTTAACGGGCATCTTACAGGGTATTAACCGGGCGGTTGTACCGGTTAAGAACCTTGCTATAGGAGCGTTGGTCAAGGTGGTGGTTACCTATACTTTGGTGGGGGTACCACAGATTAATATTATGGGAGCGGCTGTAGGTACACTGGTATGTTACGCCATTGCATCGTTGCTGGATTTTGTTGCCGTTATAAGATATACCAGAGCTTTTATACCGTTTGTTGATTTTGTGGTGAAGCCGATGGTGGCTGTGGGCATAATGGCTATTACAGTTTCAATACTCTATAAATTGATGGAAGATGCTGTGGGTTTAACTTTAGCTACTATTCTGTCCATTCTTGCCGGTATTGTTGTATATGGCTCGGTGTTATTGATGATGGGTACACTTAATGAGAAGGACTTTAAGCTGTTGCCCGGTGGGGATAGGCTGGGCAGGTTCTTGTATCAGCTCAGGATATTCAGATGA
- a CDS encoding RtcB family protein gives MGVEIVQGYTLVREGVNKWRIPKFGKMKVDAVVYVSDALKGTLHEDQSLRQLVNAATLPGVVDPVIGMPDIHEGFGLPIGGVMAIEKQGVISAGAVGYDINCGVRLLRTDIEARDLSREILYKLIERIEHYVPTGIGKKGKHTGVTRQIFDDVVHRGVEAVIEAGFGSYEDLDYIEEGGKLHGADISAVSREAQERGEEQLGTLGGGNHFIEIQRVDCVLDEELASAFGLFQGQVTVMIHTGSRGFGHQIATDYTKILWEAAKKYGIDVPEKGLAAAPIDSKEGKSYYKAMAAAVNFAFSNRQIIMCDVIKAFEDILKKPADSMGFRLVYDVAHNIAKWERHGGRDLLVHRKGATRALPAGHNQNPVSYMGTGHPALVPGSMGTGSYVVVGTDRLAESFYSVNHGAGRRLSRTKAKSITKQEFEKAMGDVIYNAASYKDIVDESPLAYKDVEEVVSVLVKRGATVPVVRLAPLAVIKGAD, from the coding sequence ATGGGCGTCGAAATAGTACAGGGTTATACCTTAGTGAGAGAAGGGGTCAACAAATGGCGTATACCTAAATTTGGCAAAATGAAAGTGGATGCTGTAGTATACGTGAGCGATGCCTTAAAGGGGACCTTACATGAGGACCAGTCGTTGAGGCAGCTTGTCAATGCTGCTACGCTGCCGGGGGTAGTGGATCCTGTCATAGGGATGCCTGACATTCATGAGGGGTTTGGGCTGCCTATTGGAGGGGTCATGGCCATAGAGAAGCAAGGGGTTATTTCTGCTGGTGCTGTAGGTTATGATATTAACTGTGGCGTAAGGCTTTTGAGGACCGACATTGAAGCCAGGGATTTAAGCAGAGAAATTTTGTACAAGCTGATAGAGAGGATTGAGCATTATGTTCCAACAGGGATAGGGAAAAAGGGTAAACACACAGGGGTTACCCGCCAAATTTTCGACGATGTTGTGCACAGAGGGGTTGAAGCGGTAATTGAGGCTGGCTTTGGGAGCTATGAAGACTTAGACTATATCGAGGAAGGTGGAAAGCTTCACGGCGCTGATATTTCTGCTGTATCCAGGGAAGCGCAGGAAAGGGGAGAAGAGCAGCTGGGCACGCTGGGTGGCGGGAACCATTTTATAGAGATTCAGCGGGTTGACTGTGTTTTGGACGAGGAGCTGGCATCAGCATTTGGGCTGTTTCAGGGTCAGGTGACTGTGATGATCCATACGGGAAGCCGGGGCTTTGGGCATCAGATTGCTACCGATTATACCAAAATTTTGTGGGAAGCGGCTAAAAAATACGGCATTGATGTGCCCGAGAAGGGCCTCGCTGCGGCTCCGATAGATTCAAAAGAGGGAAAGAGTTACTACAAAGCCATGGCGGCTGCCGTCAATTTTGCTTTTTCAAACAGGCAGATCATCATGTGCGATGTCATAAAGGCTTTTGAGGATATTCTCAAAAAGCCAGCTGATTCCATGGGTTTTAGGCTGGTCTATGACGTTGCTCACAACATTGCAAAGTGGGAGCGCCATGGCGGCAGAGACCTTTTGGTGCACAGGAAAGGTGCTACTAGGGCTTTGCCTGCAGGGCACAATCAAAACCCTGTCAGTTATATGGGAACGGGGCATCCTGCCTTGGTGCCCGGCAGTATGGGTACCGGTTCTTATGTGGTTGTGGGGACCGATAGGCTGGCGGAGAGCTTCTATTCGGTTAACCATGGAGCTGGGCGCAGGTTGTCGAGAACCAAAGCAAAATCGATTACAAAGCAGGAGTTTGAAAAGGCGATGGGCGATGTCATATATAATGCGGCGTCATACAAGGATATAGTGGACGAGTCCCCTCTGGCATATAAAGATGTTGAAGAGGTGGTATCAGTATTAGTTAAGCGGGGTGCTACCGTACCGGTTGTGCGCCTGGCGCCACTGGCAGTAATAAAGGGCGCAGATTGA
- a CDS encoding bifunctional methyltransferase/pyrophosphohydrolase YabN codes for MKYNVKIVGLGPGNKDGLTLGALQALRQASTVILRTERHGVAPFLRAEGINYTSMDDIYENGENFDDVYKAMVKRIADIAQYGQVAVGVPGHPLIGERLTFELLRQLDRKIYGIDIIPGISQADMLLAFIGQAGIEGLKILNAPEITEDLINVRLSTVIINIYDALVASDVKLLLLRFYPHDLKVFVSWQTQDKGLEYRAISLYQLDRQQRYDHTTCLYLPPVKFERLESFDMNHLKQIMEILRSPEGCPWDKEQTHDSLKRYLIEEAYEVIESIDSKDEDKLLEELGDVLLQVVFHSQIAKERGAFDIFDVITRICQKMIQRHTHIFGGAVAENAQQVVANWEDLKKHEKGFATHTQVLRDIPSILPALIRSYKVQEKAALVGFDWKSVEGAMQKLEEELAELKEVYRGGDEQKIREEIGDLLFAAVNVARFLKVDPELALKDTIEKFITRFEYIEKNAERPLQEMTLEEMDELWNKAKKLSLR; via the coding sequence ATGAAGTATAACGTGAAAATTGTGGGATTGGGGCCGGGCAATAAGGATGGTCTCACCTTGGGAGCTTTGCAAGCTTTGCGACAGGCATCTACCGTTATTTTGCGAACTGAAAGGCACGGTGTGGCGCCGTTTTTAAGGGCAGAAGGAATTAATTATACTTCTATGGACGATATTTATGAGAACGGTGAGAATTTCGATGATGTTTACAAGGCTATGGTAAAGCGCATTGCTGATATAGCTCAATACGGACAGGTGGCGGTAGGCGTTCCGGGGCATCCCCTTATAGGTGAGAGGCTTACCTTTGAGCTTTTGAGGCAGTTAGATAGAAAGATATATGGCATTGATATCATACCAGGGATAAGCCAAGCTGACATGTTGCTGGCTTTTATTGGGCAGGCCGGTATAGAAGGGTTGAAGATATTGAATGCCCCTGAGATAACAGAGGACTTGATAAACGTGCGTTTGTCGACGGTGATTATAAATATATACGATGCTTTGGTGGCATCAGATGTTAAGCTGCTCCTACTTCGCTTTTATCCCCATGACCTAAAGGTTTTTGTAAGCTGGCAAACCCAGGATAAAGGGCTGGAGTACAGGGCTATATCCCTTTACCAGCTTGATCGGCAGCAACGCTATGACCACACTACCTGCCTCTATCTTCCGCCCGTTAAATTTGAGCGGCTTGAATCCTTTGACATGAACCATTTAAAACAAATTATGGAGATACTCCGTTCGCCCGAAGGCTGTCCATGGGACAAGGAACAAACTCATGATAGCCTTAAGCGGTATCTCATAGAAGAGGCTTATGAGGTGATAGAGAGCATTGACAGTAAGGATGAGGACAAGCTGCTGGAAGAGTTGGGTGATGTCCTTTTACAGGTGGTGTTCCATAGCCAGATTGCAAAAGAACGAGGAGCCTTTGATATATTCGATGTTATCACAAGGATATGTCAAAAGATGATACAGCGGCATACCCATATATTTGGGGGTGCCGTAGCTGAGAACGCACAGCAGGTGGTGGCCAATTGGGAGGACTTGAAGAAGCACGAAAAGGGCTTTGCAACCCACACCCAGGTTTTACGCGATATACCTAGCATCCTCCCCGCTCTTATAAGGAGTTATAAAGTGCAGGAAAAGGCGGCATTGGTGGGATTTGACTGGAAGAGTGTGGAGGGCGCCATGCAAAAGCTAGAAGAAGAATTGGCAGAGTTGAAGGAGGTATATCGAGGGGGTGATGAACAAAAAATACGGGAGGAAATAGGAGATTTGTTGTTTGCGGCAGTCAATGTCGCAAGGTTTTTAAAAGTTGATCCGGAATTGGCTTTGAAGGATACCATAGAGAAGTTCATAACCCGTTTTGAATACATAGAAAAAAACGCTGAACGTCCTTTGCAGGAAATGACACTAGAGGAGATGGACGAGCTTTGGAATAAGGCCAAAAAGCTATCTTTGAGGTAA
- a CDS encoding HU family DNA-binding protein: protein MYFKEGSHMNKAELIAAVAERSELTKKEAESAINALISVITEALARNEKVQLVGFGTFEVRERAERKGRNPQTKEEIIIPASKAPVFKAGKALKDAVQ from the coding sequence ATTTATTTCAAGGAGGGTTCGCATATGAATAAAGCTGAGTTGATTGCTGCTGTAGCAGAGAGAAGTGAGCTGACAAAAAAGGAAGCTGAAAGCGCTATTAATGCTCTGATTTCCGTAATTACTGAAGCATTGGCCAGAAACGAGAAGGTCCAACTTGTCGGCTTTGGTACCTTTGAAGTCCGCGAGAGGGCAGAGAGGAAGGGCAGAAATCCTCAGACAAAAGAGGAGATCATCATCCCCGCCTCTAAGGCTCCCGTGTTCAAAGCTGGCAAAGCTTTAAAGGACGCCGTTCAATAA
- a CDS encoding S4 domain-containing protein, whose protein sequence is MRIDKFLKVSRIMKRRTVANEVCSQGRVFVNGKVAKPSTEVKEGDIIEIQFGERVRRFEVLSIAEHVVKGEASQMYREL, encoded by the coding sequence GTGCGAATAGATAAGTTCTTAAAAGTGTCCAGGATCATGAAGAGGAGGACAGTGGCCAATGAGGTGTGTAGCCAGGGAAGGGTTTTTGTAAATGGCAAGGTGGCCAAACCCAGTACAGAGGTGAAAGAAGGCGATATAATAGAGATACAGTTTGGTGAACGTGTGCGGCGTTTTGAGGTGCTCTCAATAGCTGAGCATGTTGTCAAAGGAGAAGCTTCACAGATGTACAGAGAGTTATAA